In Camelina sativa cultivar DH55 chromosome 13, Cs, whole genome shotgun sequence, the genomic window CAGGTGTCGATGCAAGACATGTGGAAGCTGTGATTACACGGGGGCAGAACACGGACTCTCTCGCCGTCGGAGAATTCACCCAAACAGATGGCGCACTCCGTAGCCGCTATATTCACAAGGCTAGACCCGTACGCAGCTACAGGAAACTTGTTCAGCTCTCGCTTCTTTAGTCCAGTTCTGTCGGCGGCCATCGTCGTCGCCCCAGATGATGATAACCCGAAACCGCATCCCATGGCGCACCGGAGGATAGAATTCAGACCGAGCGCTAGTATCAAAGCGCAGAGAAGAGCGGCGAGTATGATCACCATGTTTGCGTCGAAGTTCATGTCCCTCAGGTACCCATCTCCGCCGCTGCTGCTCGTCTCGCTACCGCCGTGGGAATCCAGCAGCAGCAGTCGATGCATTAGGCGTCAATTGACAATTGGTGTGTCTCTCTCAGCTTCTTCAAAAAtattgtgtgtgtatgtgtggtGTGGGAGAGACGTAATGATAACGAGGAAGAGAAGGACTCCCAAGCAGGTTGGGTTAACTacttacccttttttttttttgtgatttgtcgttctctctctctctctctctctctctcacacacacagcGCGGTTTTGTGGTTATCTTTTAATACAAAAGTGGGGACCTTTCGTCCTATCTGTTaaattttttgtgtgttttctttctttttggctATATATTATGTGTGGATTTGCACAATATTATAGAGAAGTAATTAtggatgaaaaacaaaaaatcacaagtgagagagaagaagacaattATTACACAGATTCTGGTCTTCGGCACTTGGAAGATATTTTGTTTGTCTCTGAAAGAGAGAAGATATAATTCctttatacatatatgataaattgataatcaAAATCACtttcatttattaataatttaaatatacgTCAGTTTCAAGTTTTGGGTCCCCCCTCAGATCAGATCgcatgaaatttattttttgaaagactaattaaagagattttggttctcttttttgttggttgtttcttcttcatcaggtGATAGAGGTGTAAAAATAATGCAACAGCAAAGAAAGCACCAAGAATAAAACAATCTTTCTTAAGGATGAATGAAATCATCAGAAGTGGCAACAAACTATTTGGTGAATCACaacattaacaacaacaacaacccccCACTCACTCACTCTTTACACTCACATtttcaatgatatatatatatatatatataccacgcagcagcagcagcagcatcagcATCAGCATACCAGCGTCCGTGTCACCTCAATTATTgggttttattattatacaaagCCGAAACAGGTTTGTGTAACTCACTCCCACGAAATTTGGGTACTCAATTTTACAACATAGCTAATAAAGAGTTCGATTGATGTCTTGGtgacatattattatttatgacTAGGTTCTACAATACCATTGTGTAAATTGACTAGTCTAGTGAAAGATAACATCATATGTCATTATCTTTTTGTTATGTcctaaaagaataaaataaaaatttgaaactttaaagTGGGAATTAAAGTTTATGATTAGAAAGCAAAACTGCAAAAtgacaaaactaaaacaatcttAGAAGAGTctgattatgtttgttgtttattcCCGGAGTCGGCAGGCAAGccacaatgattttttttatcacaacaagttttgtttttgcttttgtaaaGCCTACGTTAGGAAGGAAACAACTCACTCTTGTCTCGTTATCACAACTtacttactctctctctctcacaaaaagAGTGTATCCATGGATTCGTTGACGCGTCGATGATGATTACAAAATCTGCAGGCCCATTTACTTACTTGACGTTCCAAATCCAGGGCCCAATTACCCCCTTGGCGGCTAAGAGGAGCCAAGAAATTCCCCCGGGActcttaccatttttttttttctagtttgtttTGTAGGGTTTGGATTCAAATACCAAAAATCACGAAGAAATAAAATCAATCAAGACTTAATTTGCGTGAATAACAGGaaaagttattattaaaaaaaaaagatgtaagaTACTGTATTTGATTCAACTTAGATTGGTAATGGTAAGTATAAAGTATACTTGATTGGAACACTCACTCTCTGTCTTGGTCAAGATAGATCAGTTTAGTAAAATAGTAGAGGGAAAGCGTTAAACTCCGACTACATTAGACAAAACACATGTCCTTTATTCTTGGTCTTTTTGCTCTTGCAGCAGCTTCTTTCTCTCATTTAATGCTGTATAAGATGTATATATGACTGATTACAtacatataagtttttttttttttttatgtctttaTAATTAACAGGGTAGTAAACTCAACTGTGAAAGCATGTACGTGTATTGTTTTTACCTGTTGCAGTTGGTGGAAGGGTCGATCTTGTAAGGAAGTTTGACACCGCACTTGGCTGGCAAAGTGGCAGCATTCTTGAGATTCTTTGACGAGTAAGACACTCCTCCCAACGCAGACTTGATGCAGCGACACACACCTTGCCTGTCTGATGCGCTCTTTGCTTGTCCGTTGAGCATCCTGATGCCAGTGCAACAGCTGCCCGGAATGGTTCCTCCCTGCGCCACGTACACAGCGCACGGGTAAAGGTTGGCCACTACCGCGTTGCAAGACACCGCTGCTTCAGAACCCCTTGAAAGGATGGAAACAAGAAGCAGACATAACGGTAGCACAactctcttca contains:
- the LOC104734117 gene encoding non-specific lipid-transfer protein 10 — translated: MKRVVLPLCLLLVSILSRGSEAAVSCNAVVANLYPCAVYVAQGGTIPGSCCTGIRMLNGQAKSASDRQGVCRCIKSALGGVSYSSKNLKNAATLPAKCGVKLPYKIDPSTNCNSIK
- the LOC104734116 gene encoding RING-H2 finger protein ATL74; the encoded protein is MHRLLLLDSHGGSETSSSGGDGYLRDMNFDANMVIILAALLCALILALGLNSILRCAMGCGFGLSSSGATTMAADRTGLKKRELNKFPVAAYGSSLVNIAATECAICLGEFSDGERVRVLPPCNHSFHMSCIDTWLVSHSSCPNCRHSLIPA